The genomic stretch aagttaaaagttaacggaatattaaaggagaagataatatttaacagaaaatttaacggataatcatataattaaggataaattaagaaatatgaaagaaaaatataaatctaaataatctgaaccatccatttgaattaataatttgaccgttatttttctattttagctcttattatatatatatatatatattagatcaTAAGGGAATGGGAACACCCAAAGTAATACATTTAGCATATTCTTTGGCGCCACACCGGGATGCCGAACCGGTCATATTCTAGTATGTGTAACATCCCCTCTATAGGGTGGTCAAGTAATGTAACGCCCTTTTCGGCTCCAGGAGATTTTGCCAAGAAGTCAGCAGCAAAGTTTTGATCTCTGGCAATAAGGGATATGTGCCACTCTTCAATACCTTCAAGTTCCTGCCTGCATGCCCTTAGAATATTATCAGCTAGGTTTCCAATATTGGACAGCTGTGTAATTGCATCTACGGTTGTCTTAGAATGGCTTTCGAAGCATGTCTTGTTGCTAACAAATAACTTAGCCATCTGAATACCTTGCAAGAGGGCCCATGCTTCTACAGTTTCGGCTGGGCAATCACCAATGCCATATGTGAACCCCTTTAGCCAGTTACCTTGTTCATCCCTTGCCAACCCGCCGCATTTAGCAAACCTGGTGTTGGGATTAAAACTGCCGTCAATGTTAATCTTTATCCAGCCTGGAGGCGGTTTAGTCCATCTAATTAATTTCCATAAACTACAGCCTCCTTGGTAACTCATTGTAGTTGCTCTAACCATAGCTTTGTGAATTTCAGCTGTCTGTTCATGGATACACGATAGCTTTTCCGCTTGGCATCAATTACCTTGCCATTAAAAATCCTTTCATTTCTCCACTTCCATAGGTTCCACGCTATAACCGCAAAAAGCACGCTCTGGCTATGCTGTTGGTTACCTTTGGCGAATCCCCATATTCCTTCATCAAACCAGTCGAGAAAAGGTCTGTTTAACGTCTTTTGAATCATATTCGGTAGATGGATTCCCACACTGTCCTGGCTTCCGAGCGAGAACGAATGATATGCTAAGTTGTTTCCTCGTCACACAAACTTGGCATCTGCTGCAGTTGGTGAATCCTCGTTtcattcattatattttgttcTCATTTGTCATCAGGCGGTCATGCCTGGCCAACTAGAGAAAGGTATGGATTCCATATGTACAAGTGATGATGTATAAATGGGAGTGTAAAAGTGGGTGTGTTATGTCGTTCCGTtgaggattggggttatggcacgtaattgtatgaattaagaatactaggcactagagtatgtgaatcaactagaatccaagcaactaatacTGAATGatgaaaagtaaaagaaaacaattgacTAAGGAGATAACTGTATGATAAAggaatgggccagattagggggattgcaatcttgatgttctaacaatctcagaattagggaaggaataattaacctagggatttatgagcaatgcacaaaagaattcaagttagctacttttgtaatcaataataagaattaggctacaattgccccactgtcgtgatgcatcaatcataaccttaagcacctaagcattgtaagaccccaaaattacccctattctcatagtaggaaaattaggttgaaattggtaaggctcgaggtctgcatccaactttcgttgtaatgaatccctctcttaagctagcaattaattgtggccatcaatcaataacaagtagaaagaaatccccaaatcaacataaaccctaggtaaaagattcaatccctttatgcaataatcacaaattgaaaatcaagattaacaatggacccttaatccaaacccataggcGAATTACTCACTCATGATtggagtaaacaaagcaaagcaataataaataaccataaacattgcaagaaatctgagaagaaagtaaataaaggaataagagaacttaactgataaagaacaaatccaacttcaatcagagattccaagcttgaaattaaataatctaatgtgaaactaacACTACAAGAATGAAGATATTTAGTGACAAAACGTTTGTGACAATTcataatttagtcacaaataataccctttttgtgaccaaaaaaataatttgacactattgtgtgggataattgtgataacatttttttttgtcacgggtaatatggtaattgtgacaagtaagtatttgttacgaataagttgtcactattactagaatAATAGTGTCGTAACATACGTtgtcactattttttgtcactaaatgtatgtgcaTTATGGCGGCATTATAATTATGGCAGGAACGAaagtaattgtgacaaaatataatgtcgacacaaatttttgtacattttgtgacaaatagttgttCGTCActcttatttataatatttgtgacaactttttttgtcaataaaagTACAATTGGGTAGTATCATTAGAAATGATAAGCAATTGTGAGGAAAAATATTGTTGTCActaatattgttattttttgtgatgaaattgttacaaataCTTGTGACGGTCTATAATTTCGTaactaaaattactaaattgtgacaataattgttttttttttgagaataaaaaaaattgttttgatttcAAGTTTTTGTactaatttatgataattgtggAAGGTAATTAGTTTTTACACTAACTTTGTCACTATAATTAAATAGATGAATATTGTGTAAAGTTATGTTGTAATCGATGTTTCCTACTATAATTGTATTGAAATTGGTGTCAAGTAATTTGGTGTGAACTAGATATTAAATATTGTTGTAACTTAAAATACAAACTAGTTAGTGCCTTCTTAAAATGAATGTAATtgtgaaaaatatattttgtaatcacTCATTTTTAAGTGTTCTTATGTGACGAATAAACTCActattataacttattttattaatttgtcatcatatcaaattttttttgaaatgaaaatgtatatatttagtaccaacaatatatttcaaaaacatttattaaaattaaccattcaaactcaaaatatgaaaagtatagaattcaaaagttataaataaaagTTCATATAATActcaatcatcatcatcatcatcatcatcatcatcatcatcaccaacTTCATCACCTTTAGTTGTTGGagtctcatcatcatcattaataaAAGGAGTTAATACCCGATTCAGTGTCTCGACTATTtaaatttcaccactttggtcatcGGCTTTCAAACTTGCTCATTTCCATCCTCAATTATGCAACTGTTAATCAAAATATGGTCCTAATTATGACTATTTTGGTTTGGATAAATgactattttaaataaaaattgcataattgGGAGGAAATTGAGCAAGTTGAAAAGTCAAGTACTAGCGAAACTAGGATATATAGACCTAATCTAACTAGAATacataaagtaataataataatattcataatatttttcaaaatgcaTCCAAATAAATACATTCTTAAAAGGAATTTATATGCAAAACTTAATTACCATtatgaaagttattaaaatagGTAATCAAATCCATGTataccaattattattatttttttgataaagaAAGAGGGTGTAAACCCggaagagaaaaagaaactaAGACAAAGCCTCGCCCCTATAACTGGGGATAGAACGATGAGAACAGACCCCAACTTGGTCCTCTAAAAACGTCTTCTGCAAATCGTAGGGCACCTCATCTAACTGGCATAACCCACCAATCACATGAAGAGCCTTCTTAGCAAGCGCATCTGTCATTCGGTTCTGTTCCCGATAGACATGACGAAAGCAAATATCCTCAAACTGCCGCCCCTCTGAAAGACATCGCTGGACCAGGTTAGCCACATTCCCATGAGCTACAGAATTGCGTTGGAGTAGGTCAGAGATTATCATGGAATCAGTTTCAACTACCAGCTTTCGGACACCAAGACGCAAAGCTAAGCACAATCCCTGGAGAACCCCCCAAGCTTCGGCTTCATCTATAGAACAGCTTCCAATAGCGTACATAAAACCCCCTATCCAGCCTCCCTCATGATCACGCAGCGCGCCACCGCAGCCAGCATTTCCCGTCACAGTAGAGCAGCTGCCATCTACATTGATCTTAGCCCAGCCAAGTAGCAGTTTCATCCAAGAAACAAGAACATCGATGGAGCGGGTCGCAGAAGGTCTCAAAGTCTGCTGTCTCGAAAAAGCAGCAACTACCTCCAGGTCTTGTTGTCGTAGCCACGCGATCTTTTGACTTAAAGGCATCACTCTTTTATTGAGAACTACATCATTGCGccacttccaaatccaccacGCCCTTAACGCGAATTTCTACGGCCATCCTGCGGCAAGGCCCATGGAACGATCTCCGGCGACATTTGCGAGCAGCCAGGCGTCCCAATCCAGCCCATCAAGGAGTGCAGACTGCCTAGAACCCAAAGCCGCATTCCAGATGGCTTTAGCATCGCTACAGTTCCGGAATAAGTGGTCGTTATCCTCCTGGTGCCCTGCACAAACACCACAAAGAGTGTTAGATGTCAACTTCCGCCTAGCTCGTTCAACATTGGTCATAATCCAATCATGTTTGAGCAACCAAAGAAAGATACAAATCCTGTTGGGCACTTTAATGTCCCAGAGAGTTAGCCAGTGATTAGAATCCCCAAGAGGCGGCATGGGAGTAATGGCCGAATAAGCTGATGAAAGGGAGAAGTCACTGATAAGATTctgagatacccttatttcaggcacattttagggtgttttatcgcgtctatagcatccttatttggtaaattatgtgcgtaaatgctt from Ipomoea triloba cultivar NCNSP0323 chromosome 12, ASM357664v1 encodes the following:
- the LOC115999395 gene encoding uncharacterized protein LOC115999395 translates to MIQKTLNRPFLDWFDEGIWGFAKGNQQHSQSVLFAVIAWNLWKWRNERIFNGKVIDAKRKSYRVSMNRQLKFTKLWFAKCGGLARDEQGNWLKGFTYGIGDCPAETVEAWALLQGIQMAKLFVSNKTCFESHSKTTVDAITQLSNIGNLADNILRACRQELEGIEEWHISLIARDQNFAADFLAKSPGAEKGVTLLDHPIEGMLHILEYDRFGIPVWRQRIC